The nucleotide sequence GCCATTTGGACTTCATGCTACTACTCCTCGACCGTGTTGCTTTTCTCGATGTTGCTTTTTCGTGAGCGAACCTCGGCGTTCCTGAACGAATTGGGCCCGCCTTTGGAACGCGGAAACACGTGATCGACTTGGGCTTCGTTGTCCTTCGGCTTCTTGCCCTTCTTGGACTGCTTGGGTTCCGAAGGGATTTCGCCGGTGCGATCATCTCTCAAAACGCCTTTATTTCTGGCCCTGTTTGCATCTAGGACCTCCCCAGTTCCGGACTGTAGTATCGGAACCGATTGTAGTGCAGCCCTGTCTCCGGGTCGAAGTAGTGCCCCCGGGAAGCGGAGCGGCATTTCGATTGAACTGCGCGGATTGACCTGCGCCGCGCCGTACGGCTCCAGCCGCGCGTCCCAGACGGAGCGACCGCCGTCGTCCTCCACGCGCAATGGAGCGCCGACCTGATTCGTGAAGAGATAGTAGCGCCGCCCGGACGCCGGTTCCGCGTCGAGCGCCGCATACTCGACGAACATGAACGGCACGAGCGCGACTTGATCGAAGTAGACGTACAGCAGGACCGAACCGTCATGACGCACCTCGGCGGCCAGGCGAAAATCGTCCCAGTAGTAGGTCGTCGTCCGCCCCTGCCAGGTCTTAGTCCTGCGCCGTGCGAAGGCGTCGTACGTGGCCGTCCAGGTTTGGCCGTCCAGCTCGACGGCGACCAGCAAGTCCAATTCGTTGTAGCGATAATGAACATTGCGATTGCCGGCCTGGCGACTGACCAGGTTGCCGCGCGCGTCATAGGCGAACGTGGCGCCGTTCGCGCGGGCGATCTGATTGCCCGGCAGGACGTGCACGCCTTGCAGCCCCGGCTGGCGCAGCAGATTTCCCGCCGCGTCGTACTCATAGAGTTGCGGCATGCCGATCGCAGGCTTGGCCTCGGCGATCCGCTCCGCCGCATCGTAACGGTAGGCGACCGTGCCCCCTTGCGAATCAGTCTGTTGGAGAAGGCTCTCTTCCGGAGAGTAGAAATAATTGCGCAGCCAGGGCACGTCGTTGCCGCGCGGAATCGTCGCTTTGCGCCGACAAGCGCCGAGCGCATCGAACCAGGCCAATTCGCGCGTGCCGTTCGCTAGTTGCCGCAGCAGCAGGCCGTTCGGGCTGATCGTCAGGCGATGTTCGGCGTCCGTGGGATCGACGACGACGTAGTCGCCGTTGTCGTCGATGCCGTAGGTGACTTCGAAGGCGTCTTAATATGCTGCGTATCGTCGTGTTCGATCGTAGTGGCCATGTCGAACTGGCCGTGGACGGTGATTTTTTCCTTGCCCGGCGTGTCGTCCAACGTGA is from Planctomycetia bacterium and encodes:
- a CDS encoding HNH endonuclease domain-containing protein, producing MAWFDALGACRRKATIPRGNDVPWLRNYFYSPEESLLQQTDSQGGTVAYRYDAAERIAEAKPAIGMPQLYEYDAAGNLLRQPGLQGVHVLPGNQIARANGATFAYDARGNLVSRQAGNRNVHYRYNELDLLVAVELDGQTWTATYDAFARRRTKTWQGRTTTYYWDDFRLAAEVRHDGSVLLYVYFDQVALVPFMFVEYAALDAEPASGRRYYLFTNQVGAPLRVEDDGGRSVWDARLEPYGAAQVNPRSSIEMPLRFPGALLRPGDRAALQSVPILQSGTGEVLDANRARNKGVLRDDRTGEIPSEPKQSKKGKKPKDNEAQVDHVFPRSKGGPNSFRNAEVRSRKSNIEKSNTVEE